In Bacteroidota bacterium, a single genomic region encodes these proteins:
- a CDS encoding SRPBCC domain-containing protein, which yields MKKLQFKVSIASPAGTVYKTMLGLANKSSYEQWTALFNSTSTFEGNWNKGSKMLFVGTDAKGEKGGIISEVAENIPNKFVSLRHYGLVQGDKEITEGPDVEKWANGFENYTFEEQGGSTLVTVDLDATAEFVDYMEETYPKALAKLKEICEQ from the coding sequence ATGAAAAAATTACAATTTAAAGTAAGTATCGCTTCGCCCGCTGGAACGGTGTATAAGACCATGCTGGGCTTAGCGAATAAATCGAGCTATGAGCAATGGACGGCATTGTTTAATTCTACTTCTACCTTTGAAGGAAATTGGAATAAGGGAAGTAAAATGCTATTTGTTGGTACCGATGCCAAAGGTGAAAAGGGCGGCATTATTTCGGAAGTAGCGGAAAATATTCCCAACAAATTTGTTTCATTACGCCATTATGGTTTGGTGCAAGGAGACAAAGAAATTACAGAAGGCCCGGATGTTGAAAAATGGGCAAACGGATTTGAAAATTACACCTTTGAGGAGCAGGGTGGCAGCACATTGGTTACCGTTGATTTAGATGCTACAGCGGAATTTGTTGACTATATGGAAGAAACATACCCTAAAGCACTGGCTAAGTTAAAGGAAATTTGTGAGCAGTAA
- a CDS encoding YdeI/OmpD-associated family protein, with product MSFHEVEKFYPKSRKAWRKWLEKYHSKKNSVWVIFYKKSAQMPTLSWSDAVEEALCFGWIDSVKRTLDEERSIQFFSKRKAKSTWSKINKEKVQKLIASGHMFPAGLTSIELAKQNGSWEILDSVEELSMPPDLLSALEAETHALEFFTGLSKSIRKAMLQWLVMAKKEETRQKRISEIAVLAGNKMKPKQF from the coding sequence ATGTCTTTTCACGAAGTAGAAAAATTTTATCCCAAGTCGCGCAAAGCCTGGCGAAAATGGTTGGAAAAATACCATTCCAAAAAAAATTCAGTATGGGTAATTTTTTATAAAAAATCGGCACAAATGCCCACCCTCAGCTGGAGCGATGCTGTGGAGGAAGCCCTTTGTTTTGGATGGATTGACAGCGTGAAACGAACCTTAGATGAAGAACGATCCATTCAGTTTTTTAGTAAACGGAAAGCTAAGAGCACTTGGTCTAAAATCAACAAAGAGAAAGTACAAAAACTTATCGCATCAGGACACATGTTTCCGGCGGGATTAACAAGTATTGAGCTTGCCAAACAAAATGGTTCTTGGGAAATACTTGATAGTGTGGAAGAATTAAGCATGCCGCCCGACCTCTTAAGCGCACTCGAAGCAGAAACACATGCTTTAGAATTTTTCACTGGTTTAAGCAAATCGATTCGGAAAGCGATGTTGCAATGGTTGGTGATGGCTAAAAAAGAAGAAACGCGTCAAA
- a CDS encoding beta-lactamase family protein, with protein MKTTNLFAILLLLNFVCFGQNIVQLNKKEVAAGDLDARINLLMKAAQVQGLAIAIFNNNEAVYKKTFGYKNAIKKEPLLASTNIYGASLSKPVFAVMVMKLVEQGVLDLDQPLQSYLPKPIYEYTPSKKWHDNYADLKADSAYRKITARMCLDHSSGFPNWRWDEADQKLRVKTTPGSRYGYSGEGMVYLQVVLEYLLNKPLEQLMQETIFTPLQMNSSSYTWQAQFENDYCLGHTSKGETYEKDKDNDARAASTLETTFDDYVRFTTAVLNQTVLNAKSSKEMFSPQLKIKSVTQFGPLRLRDSTLNESIELSYGLGWGLLKSPYGIGAFKEGHGDGFQHYSIIFPQAGTGIILMSNSDNAESIFKELLEITIGDIYTPWRWQNYIPYDLKD; from the coding sequence ATGAAAACAACAAACCTTTTTGCCATACTATTGCTACTGAATTTTGTTTGCTTTGGACAAAACATAGTTCAGCTCAACAAAAAAGAAGTTGCGGCCGGCGACTTAGATGCACGAATTAATTTGCTTATGAAGGCAGCGCAGGTGCAAGGATTGGCAATAGCTATATTCAATAACAACGAAGCGGTTTATAAAAAAACATTTGGCTATAAAAATGCAATTAAAAAAGAGCCCTTGCTGGCAAGTACCAATATTTATGGAGCATCCTTAAGCAAACCGGTTTTTGCGGTGATGGTAATGAAATTGGTAGAACAAGGGGTATTGGATTTAGACCAACCTTTGCAAAGTTATTTACCTAAACCCATTTATGAATACACGCCCAGCAAAAAATGGCACGATAACTATGCCGATTTGAAAGCCGATAGTGCGTATCGGAAAATTACTGCGCGCATGTGTTTGGATCACAGCAGTGGATTTCCGAATTGGCGCTGGGATGAAGCAGATCAAAAACTGCGCGTTAAAACTACTCCCGGTTCACGTTACGGTTATTCGGGCGAAGGAATGGTGTATTTGCAGGTAGTGCTCGAATATCTCTTAAACAAACCCTTGGAGCAACTGATGCAGGAAACTATTTTTACCCCTTTACAAATGAACAGTTCCTCCTACACCTGGCAAGCCCAATTCGAAAACGATTATTGTTTAGGCCATACTTCCAAAGGCGAAACGTATGAAAAAGATAAGGACAATGATGCCCGCGCAGCAAGTACCTTAGAAACAACATTCGACGATTATGTGCGCTTTACAACGGCAGTCTTGAACCAAACGGTGCTCAATGCCAAAAGCAGCAAAGAAATGTTTAGCCCTCAACTAAAAATAAAATCAGTGACTCAATTCGGACCCCTTCGCCTGCGCGACTCAACACTAAATGAAAGCATCGAATTAAGTTATGGACTTGGCTGGGGCTTACTGAAATCGCCCTACGGAATAGGCGCTTTTAAGGAAGGGCATGGAGATGGTTTTCAGCATTACAGCATTATTTTTCCGCAAGCCGGCACCGGCATTATACTCATGAGCAATAGCGATAATGCGGAGAGTATTTTTAAGGAACTGTTAGAAATTACGATAGGAGATATTTACACGCCCTGGCGCTGGCAGAATTACATTCCTTATGATTTAAAGGATTAA